In Equus przewalskii isolate Varuska chromosome 6, EquPr2, whole genome shotgun sequence, one DNA window encodes the following:
- the LOC103553877 gene encoding olfactory receptor 51F1-like — MLSTGNSTPQTFFLTGVPGLEAFHVWFSIPFCCLCMVALLGNSAILYVVITDSSLHEPMYYFLSMLSATDMGITISSLPTTLGVLWFNARIISLDACIVQMFFLHGFTLMESSVLLAMAFDRFVAVCNPLRYAMILTNSRIIKAGIVIFVRMLVNLMPLLLLLKRLSFCGPNVLSHSYCYHPDVIKRSCTSIKVNSICGLVALILTSGVDIPCIFFSYVLIIKSILSITSPEERQKAFGTCISHIGAVALFYIPWVILALVHRFGHNAPPYVHTLMSNLHFLFPPVLNPIIYSVKTKQIRKAFLKLFPSTEYPV; from the coding sequence ATGCTATCCACTGGTAACTCCACTCCCCAAACTTTCTTCTTGACTGGAGTTCCAGGGCTAGAAGCTTTTCACGTCTGGTTTTCCATCCCCTTTTGCTGCCTCTGTATGGTGGCCCTCCTGGGGAACAGCGCTATTCTGTATGTGGTGATCACAGACTCCAGTCTCCATGAGCCCATGTACTATTTTCTCTCCATGCTCTCCGCCACTGACATGGGCATcactatttcttctcttcccacgACACTGGGTGTCCTCTGGTTCAATGCCAGGATCATCAGCCTAGATGCTTGCATTGTGCAGATGTTCTTTCTGCATGGATTCACCCTCATGGAATCCTCTGTGCTTTTGGCCATGGCTTTCGATCGCTTTGTCGCTGTCTGCAACCCCCTAAGATATGCTATGATTCTGACCAACTCTAGAATCATCAAAGCTGGCATAGTGATTTTTGTACGAATGCTGGTCAACCTGATGCCCTTGCTCCTGCTCCTTAAGCGTTTGTCCTTCTGTGGTCCTAATGTGCTTTCTCACTCCTATTGTTACCACCCTGATGTAATTAAACGTTCTTGCACAAGTATCAAGGTCAATAGCATCTGTGGCTTAGTTGCTCTCATTCTGACATCGGGTGTAGATATTCCCTGCATTTTCTTCTCCTATGTGCTGATCATCAAGTCCATTCTCAGCATCACCTCCCCAGAGGAGAGGCAAAAGGCTTTTGGCACCTGCATCTCTCACATTGGTGCTGTTGCCCTCTTCTATATCCCCTGGGTCATCTTGGCTTTGGTACATCGTTTCGGTCACAATGCTCCTCCATATGTCCACACACTGATGTCAAATCTCCATTTCCTATTTCCCCCAGTGCTGAACCCCATCATATATAGTGTGAAGACCAAACAAATTCGTAAAGCTTTCCTCAAGCTGTTCCCAAGCACAGAGTACCCAGTCTGA
- the LOC103553221 gene encoding olfactory receptor 51F1-like: MLPIQNNMEILSNLTSKFPAFFLTSIPGLESVHAWISIPFCCLYTVALSGNSMILFVIITQQSLHEPMYYFLSMLSAADLGLTVSTMSTTLGILWFDAREISLDTCIVQMFFLHGFTFMESGVVVSMAFDRYVAICDPLRYTTSLTNSRIIQMGLLMIIRTVVLIVPLLLLLKPLYFCKMNTLSHSYCYHPDVIKLACSDTRANSIWGLINLILTTGVDTPCIILSYILIVRSVLHIASPEERHKVFSTCVSHIGAVTIFYVPMMSLSLVHRYGRTAPKVVHSMMANIYLHLPPVLNPIIYSVKTKQIRKAVCSLLLTK, translated from the coding sequence ATGCTGCCAATCCAGAACAACATGGAGATCCTAAGTAACTTGACGTCTAAATTTCCAGCCTTCTTTTTGACCAGTATTCCTGGCCTAGAGTCTGTCCATGCCTGGATCTCCATTCCTTTCTGTTGTCTGTATACCGTTGCCCTCTCTGGGAACAGCATGATCCTGTTTGTCATCATTACCCAGCAGAGTCTCCATGAGCCCATGTACTATTTCCTCTCCATGCTGTCAGCTGCTGACTTGGGCTTGACTGTTTCTACAATGTCAACAACATTAGGCATTCTCTGGTTTGATGCAAGAGAAATCAGTCTGGATACTTGCATTGTCCAGATGTTTTTTCTTCATGGATTTACCTTCATGGAGTCTGGGGTGGTGGTATCTATGGCTTTTGACCGTTATGTGGCAATCTGTGATCCTCTGAGGTACACTACCAGTCTCACTAATTCCAGAATCATTCAGATGGGCCTCTTAATGATTATACGCACTGTGGTATTGATAGTGCCACTACTCTTGCTCCTTAAGCCCCTGtatttctgtaaaatgaatacCCTTTCCCACTCCTACTGTTACCAtccagatgtgattaaattagcATGTTCTGATACTCGGGCCAACAGCATCTGGGGATTAATTAATCTCATCCTGACCACAGGAGTAGATACACCATGCATCATCCTGTCTTATATCTTGATCGTTCGCTCTGTCCTCCATATCGCCTCCCCTGAAGAACGACACAAGGTCTTTAGCACCTGTGTCTCCCACATTGGAGCTGTAACTATTTTCTATGTCCCCATGATGAGCCTGTCCTTGGTGCATCGCTATGGTCGAACAGCACCCAAAGTGGTCCATTCGATGATGGCCAATATATACCTGCATTTGCCCCCTGTCCTCAATCCCATCATCTACagtgtaaaaacaaaacagattcgCAAGGCTGTATGCAGTCTTCTCCTTACAAAATAA
- the OR52R1 gene encoding olfactory receptor 52R1: MMLASDNNSSHPVSFILLGIPGLEHSQFWIAFPLGAMYVVAIVGNITILHIIRTDHTLHEPMYLFLAILAITDLVLSSSTQPKMLAILWFHDHEIEYHACLIQVFFIHAFSSVESGVLMAMALDRYVAICFPLGHPSILTPSVVGKLGAVVMMRGLLWVSPFCFMVSRMPFCPNQVIPQSYCEHMAVLKLVCADTTINRAYGLFVAFSVVGFDTIVISISYVMILKTVLGLPSGEARLKAFGTCASHICVILALYIPALFTFLTHRFGHHVPQVVHIMFANLYLLVPPMLNPIIYGVRTKQIRDRVIQGCCGKDP; the protein is encoded by the coding sequence ATGATGCTGGCTTCAGACAACAACTCTTCTCATCCTGTGTCCTTCATCCTGCTTGGGATCCCAGGACTCGAGCATTCCCAATTTTGGATTGCCTTTCCACTAGGTGCCATGTATGTTGTGGCTATAGTTGGCAATATCACTATCCTTCATATAATCCGAACTGACCACACGCTGCATGAGCCCATGTACCTGTTTCTGGCCATACTGGCTATCACTGACCTggtcctctcctcttccacccaACCTAAAATGCTGGCTATACTCTGGTTTCATGATCATGAGATTGAATACCATGCCTGCCTCATCCAGGTCTTCTTCATTCATGCCTTTTCTTCTGTGGAGTCTGGGGTGCTCATGGCTATGGCCTTGGACCGTTATGTGGCTATCTGCTTCCCACTCGGCCACCCTAGTATCCTCACTCCATCTGTGGTGGGTAAACTGGGGGCAGTAGTGATGATGAGAGGGCTGCTGTGGGTGAGCCCCTTCTGCTTCATGGTCTCCAGGATGCCCTTCTGCCCCAACCAGGTCATTCCCCAGTCATACTGTGAGCATATGGCTGTGCTGAAGCTGGTGTGTGCTGACACTACCATAAATCGTGCATATGGGCTCTTTGTGGCCTTCTCTGTGGTTGGCTTTGATACGATTGTCATCAGTATATCCTATGTGATGATTTTGAAAACTGTGCTGGGGTTGCCCTCTGGTGAAGCCCGGCTCAAGGCTTTTGGCACATGTGCTTCCCATATTTGTGTCATCTTGGCTCTTTACATCCCAGCCCTCTTTACTTTCCTCACCCACCGCTTTGGACATCATGTGCCCCAAGTGGTACACATCATGTTCGCTAATCTCTATTTACTGGTCCCTCCCATGCTCAACCCCATCATTTACGGAGTTAGAACCAAACAGATCAGGGACAGGGTTATTCAAGGATGTTGTGGCAAAGACCCCTGA